TTACTTTAAAAAATAAAGAATTCACTAACCAAGGAATTAATTTGCGTTGGCAAGATTTCCCTGGTGGTACTGGTGAAATGTGTAAAGCCTTGCGTTCTGGTGATGTAGATATTGCTATCGTATTAACCGAAGGAATTATTAAAGACATTAATAATGGAAATCCTTCTAAAATTACACAGACTTTTGTTAAAAGTCCTTTAATTTGGGGAATTCATGTAGGTGATAAATCCAAATTCAAAAAAATAGAAGACCTAGAAAATGCAACTGTAGCTATTAGTCGTTTTGGCTCTGGCTCGCATTTAATGGCAATTGTAAATGCTCATAATAATGGATGGGATATTGACAAATTAAAATTCAAAGTTATTGGCGATTTACAAGGTGGTATCGATGCTTTAACAAACGGAGATGCTGATTATTTTATGTGGGAACATTTTACCACAAAACCATTAGTTGATAATAATACTTTTAGACGTTTAGGTGATTGCCCTACTCCTTGGCCTTGTTTTGTAGTTGCTGTTAGAAATGAAGTGTTGGAAAACAATTTTGAAGAAGTAAAAAAAGTATTAGATATTATTAATGATTGTACTAGTAATTTTAAAGATACTCCAAATATTGATAAAATATTAGCACATAGATATGAGCAACAATTAGAAGACATTCAAAAATGGTTATCAATAACCGAATGGAATGACGGTGAACCAGTAACTGAAAATTTAATTACCAACATACAAAATAAAATGGTTGGTTTTAACGTTATTGATTGTAAGAAAGATTCAGCTGAGTTAATCAGAAATATGTATATTTGATTTTTAAAAAAACATAAAAAATGAAAAAAGTAATATTTATTGCGGTTTGTGTTGTTAGTTTAGTAGGTTTTTCTTCTTGTGGAAGTACAAGTCCTTGTGGTTTAGCTAAAACTGATCAAACAAAACAAAATCAACATCAATCAGAAATCATTGTTGCCGATGCAACTGAAATTACTGAATAAATAATTTGATATTTTTTTATTCAAGTTAAAAAAATCCGCTTTTAAAAAGCGGATTTTTTTTAATTTTTCTTTTCTAACATTGGTACAAACTTAAAATCTCCTAATTCGTGTTTCTCAAATTCTTTTGGAGATTTTCGTATAAATAAAGTCATTACTTGATTTTTATCTCCTACAGGAATCAATAACCTTCCTCCTACTTTTAACTGACTTAATAAGGGTTTTGGTACAAAAGGAGCTCCTGCGGTTACAATAATTTTATCAAAAGGTGCTTCTTCAGGTAAACCTATATAACCATCACCAAAAATAAAACGCTTTGGTCTATAGCCTATTTTAGGTAAAAATAAAGAAGTCCTTTTAAATAATTCGTGTTGACGTTCTATAGAATATACTTTCGCTTTTAATTCTAATAATACAGCCGTTTGATAGCCTGATCCTGTACCTATTTCAAGTACTTTTTCTCCTTGTTTTATATCTAAAACTTGAGATTGGAACGCTACCGTATATGGATGTGAAATTGTTTGTTCTGCAGCAATAGGAAATGCTTTGTCTTGATATGCATGTGCCTCGAAACTACTATCAATAAATAAGTGCCTCGGAATTTTACGAACTGCATTTAATACATTTAAATCTACAATACCTTTGGCTTGTAAAACTGCTGCTAACTTATTTCTTAATCCTTGATGCTTGGTGGTGTCTTTCATTAAATACTGCTATAAAAAATACTAAGCTACACTCAAAAATTAATTTACATTAGTACTCTTTTTTAACAAGTAACTACTATATCGTATCGAGTAATAGTAAAATTTCAACATGTCAAAAGTACTCATAAATATGTATAAAAGTGTATCTTTGTTTACATTGCTTTTATGGTTAAAAAAAAAGCATTAAATAAGTTAAAAATAATGTTATTTTAAAATGTAAATTTAAGTAATTTTATTATTAAAATAACCATACAAAATCAAAAGTACTATGTTAAAAGCTGGAGTTTTAGGTGCAGGTCATCTAGGAAAAATTCACTTACGTTTATTACAACAATCTGAAAAATATGAATTAGTAGGATTTTATGATCCTTTTACCGAAAATGCTGAAAAAGTAGCCAAAGAATTTGGTTATAAATTATTTAACTCTGTTAAAGAATTAATAAATGCAGTTGATGTTGTTGATATTGTAACACCTACATTATCTCATTTTGACTGTGCTAAAGAGGCTATTCAAAAAGGAAAACATATTTTTATTGAAAAACCAATAACAAATACTGTATTAGAAGCTGAAGCTATTAGAACCTTAGCAAGTCAGTATCATATAAAAGGACAAGTTGGGCATGTTGAACGTTTTAACCCAGCTTTTACAGCTGTAAGAGATATGATAGACACACCTATGTTTATCGAAACACATAGATTAGCTGAATTTAACCCAAGAGGAACAGATGTGCCTGTTGTTTTAGATTTAATGATTCATGATATTGATATTATTTTATCAGTAGTAAACTCTAAAGTTAAAAGTGTACATGCAAGTGGTGTTTCAGTTATTTCTGATACTCCAGATATTGCAAATGCACGTATTGAATTTGAAAATGGCTGTGTCGCAAACTTAACATCGAGTAGAATCTCTATGAAAAACATGCGTAAAACTAGGTTTTTTCAGAAGGATGCTTATATTTCTGTTGATTTTTTAGAAAAAAAATCTGAGGTTGTAAAAATGAAAGATGTTCCTGAAAACCCTGATGAATTTGCAATGATTCTTCAAAATGCCGAAGGTGTTAAAAAACAAATTTATTTTGATAATCCTAGTGTTATTGAAAACAATGCTATTTTAGACGAATTAGAATCGTTTGCCGATGCTATTATTAATAAAACAACGCCTATAGTATCTTTACGTCAAGGAACGGAAGCTTTACGTGTTGCTCATATGATTATTGATTGTTTTAATAAATAATTACCTTAATTATAAAAAATGAAAAAAAACTTAACATATAAATACACATCGCTTTTATCAATAGTATTTTTGATTTCTATTACTTTTTCATTATTAACTTCTTGTTCTGAAGATGATGAAGAGCCTGAAGATCGTTCTATATATATCAATAGTATTGATGCTGAAAACATTCAATTTAATAGTGCAACTCTTAAATGGTATCCAACTGTTTCTGGAGAAAAAACTACATCAACTTTTGATATTTATTTAAATGATAAATTAATCGAAAAAGAAACTGAAAAAATTAGTTTTGAACTTACTAATTTAACACCAAACACTGAATATTCAGTGAAAATTATCGGAAATACAAATTACGATACCGAAGTTGAAAAAACATTTAGTTTTACAACTGCTGATTATCCTGAACCTTTAGGTTTTGAAGTTTATTCAACTGAAATAACTTCTGAAAGTGCAGTTATAACTTGGGTTACTCCTGAAACTTTAGACAAAGAATCTCTAACTTATAGTGTTTCTGTTAATGGTGAAATTAAAAAAGAAAATATCGCTGAAAATGTAGCAGGAAACTCTTACAAGCTTTCTGATTTAATTCCTTATAAAGAATATATTATTCGAGTTATTGCTACAACAAGTAAAGATAAAAACACTTTTAAAGAAATTAGTTTTAGTGCTTTACCAACTAGTTTTAACGAGCTTAATGTAACATCTAAAGAAATTACACAAAGTTCAGCAAGTATTGATTGGAATATTACTACGATAAATGATTATGTAGATCTTAATACAATTACTTATGATATCTATTTAGATGGAACTTTACTTGTAGAAAATACAACCGAAACTTCGTATATTTTACAAAATTTAGTAGCCTACAAAAATTACACGGCTAAATTAATTGCTAAATTAGCAAACGGTGATTCAAAAACTAAAGAAATTCAGTTTAAAACATTAGGAACACCTCCTTCTGATTTTACGGTATCATTAAAAAGTGAAGCTCAAGCAAATTGGACAGAAATTGAATGGACTATACCAACCGTTACGGACAACTCTTATGTTAAATATAATCTTTATTTAAATGATGAAATTATTGAAGAAGATATTTTATCATTCGTAAATAATCGTACACTTTCTGAGTTAGAAGAAAATACAAATTATAACGTTAAATTAGTAGCATTTTCAGATAATGGGACAGAAACTTTTTCAAATACTGTTAGTTTTAAAACGATAACCTATCCTAAAATAGATGGTGATTTTACGCTTGACTTTAGTAATGTTTTAGGAACTTCTGCTATTGCTTATTGGACGCCAGCTAGCTATACTCATAATAATGAGAATAAAACAGTTGGTTATGACGTATCAATAAAAGAATTAGATACTTATAGTAATTCTACTATTGGATTAAGTACTAAAATTTCTAGTTTAGAGCCAAAAACAACGTATACAGTTATTATAAATGCTTATGTTTATGATTCTGGTTTTAATAATTATACTCCTTCAAAAACCATTGAAAAAACCTTTACAACAGCTGATAATTACCCATTACATCCAACAATAGAAATTACGGAAGCTATTTTATATCATAAAAGTAGCACATATTTTCCAGGTCAAATTGTGGTTAAATTTTCAGAAAACATAACCAATGTTGATATCGATACTTTTTTTGCATCAACTATGTTTATAAATAATTTTCAAACTTCTTCTTCTTCTATTTTAAGTAACAAATTATCTGACACTAAATATGATTATATCGTAAATAATTTTGGTGGCGATGTTATTGTAAATGAAGGATATGTTATATTTAATGAAAATGGAAAAACTTATAGAAGTCCATTTAATTTTTCAATTCAAAGTAATTAACAACAACTAATCAACAAAAGAAATAACATGAAAAACATCGCTATAATAGGAGCTGGTACTATGGGAAATGGTATTGCACACATCTTTTCACAATTCGGTTATACGGTACATTTAATTGATATTTCTCAAAATGCACTTGATAAAGGAATGGCAACTATTGCCAAGAATTTAGATAGAATGGTGTTAAAAGAAAAGATATCAGAAGAAGATAAAAAAAATACCTTAGATAATATTTCAACTTATACTTCTATTGAAAAAGGTGTTCAAAATGCTAATTTAGTTATAGAAGCTGCTACCGAAAATGTAGCTTTGAAATTAAAGATATTTAAAAATTTAGATGAAATCTGCCATAAAGATACCATTTTAGCAACCAATACTTCTTCTATTTCGATAACACAAATTGCGACGGTTACTAATAGATCTGAAAAAGTAATTGGAATGCATTTTATGAATCCTGTGCCAATTATGAACTTGGTTGAAATTATCAGAGGTTATAACACCTCTGATGAAGTCATGAGTTTTACTGTTGATTTAGCAAAAAAAATAGGTAAAACTCCTGTTGAAGTAAATGATTATCCTGGTTTTGTAGCGAATCGTATTTTAATGCCAATGATTAACGAATCTATTGAAACTTTATACAATGGTGTTGCTGGTGTTCCTGAAATTGATACTGTAATGAAATTAGGAATGGCACATCCGATGGGACCGTTACAATTAGCTGATTTTATTGGTTTAGATGTATGTTTATCAATATTAAATGTATTATACGATGGTTTTAAAAACTCTAAATATGCGCCATGTCCATTATTAGTAAACATGGTAAATGCAGGTAAATTAGGTGTTAAATCTGGTGAAGGTTTTTACGATTATAGCGAAAACAGAAAAGCAGAAAAAGTAGCTAAAATGTTTTCTTAATATTTTATTTTTTACAGATAAAAACAGCGAATGTTTCAATTGAAATATTCACTGTTTTTTTTTATGATTAAAGGTATCTTAATCTAACTTTTTATAGACTTCAATATTTTGATAAATAGTATCGTTATTTTTATAAGTATTTATCTGTTTGTATGTTTTATAACCATGTTTTACAGGGATAATATATTTATTAACATCACTTTTCATAGATTTAGACATTGATGTTAATATTTCGATAACAGTATCTTTTTTGTAAGTATACGTACCATATCCATGCCATTCAGAAGAATCTGATGCAGGATTTGTATTCCACATAACATAACCATTTAAGTAAATTTTATGTTGCACTTTATTTTTATCAGTAATAAGTGTATCACCATTTTTAAGGTGATGAAATTCTGTTAATTCCCAAACCCCTTCCATTGGATCTAATTTTTTATTTTTTTTATCATTTAATTTAGATTCACAAGAGAAATAAAACACTAAAATTAGTGTTATAAACACTAATTTTATAATAGAAAATTTCTGTTTTTTAAAAGTGATTTTTTTTTCATATTTTTTTGGTTTATTTTAAAAAAATGAAGTGCTTCACTCTTTTACTTTTAAGTATAAATCAATAAATTAGTTATTAAGA
The Tenacibaculum pacificus DNA segment above includes these coding regions:
- a CDS encoding substrate-binding domain-containing protein; this encodes MLDLKVGGVPEHFNYPWYITLKNKEFTNQGINLRWQDFPGGTGEMCKALRSGDVDIAIVLTEGIIKDINNGNPSKITQTFVKSPLIWGIHVGDKSKFKKIEDLENATVAISRFGSGSHLMAIVNAHNNGWDIDKLKFKVIGDLQGGIDALTNGDADYFMWEHFTTKPLVDNNTFRRLGDCPTPWPCFVVAVRNEVLENNFEEVKKVLDIINDCTSNFKDTPNIDKILAHRYEQQLEDIQKWLSITEWNDGEPVTENLITNIQNKMVGFNVIDCKKDSAELIRNMYI
- a CDS encoding lipoprotein; translated protein: MKKVIFIAVCVVSLVGFSSCGSTSPCGLAKTDQTKQNQHQSEIIVADATEITE
- a CDS encoding protein-L-isoaspartate(D-aspartate) O-methyltransferase; the protein is MKDTTKHQGLRNKLAAVLQAKGIVDLNVLNAVRKIPRHLFIDSSFEAHAYQDKAFPIAAEQTISHPYTVAFQSQVLDIKQGEKVLEIGTGSGYQTAVLLELKAKVYSIERQHELFKRTSLFLPKIGYRPKRFIFGDGYIGLPEEAPFDKIIVTAGAPFVPKPLLSQLKVGGRLLIPVGDKNQVMTLFIRKSPKEFEKHELGDFKFVPMLEKKN
- a CDS encoding Gfo/Idh/MocA family protein, which codes for MLKAGVLGAGHLGKIHLRLLQQSEKYELVGFYDPFTENAEKVAKEFGYKLFNSVKELINAVDVVDIVTPTLSHFDCAKEAIQKGKHIFIEKPITNTVLEAEAIRTLASQYHIKGQVGHVERFNPAFTAVRDMIDTPMFIETHRLAEFNPRGTDVPVVLDLMIHDIDIILSVVNSKVKSVHASGVSVISDTPDIANARIEFENGCVANLTSSRISMKNMRKTRFFQKDAYISVDFLEKKSEVVKMKDVPENPDEFAMILQNAEGVKKQIYFDNPSVIENNAILDELESFADAIINKTTPIVSLRQGTEALRVAHMIIDCFNK
- a CDS encoding fibronectin type III domain-containing protein, encoding MKKNLTYKYTSLLSIVFLISITFSLLTSCSEDDEEPEDRSIYINSIDAENIQFNSATLKWYPTVSGEKTTSTFDIYLNDKLIEKETEKISFELTNLTPNTEYSVKIIGNTNYDTEVEKTFSFTTADYPEPLGFEVYSTEITSESAVITWVTPETLDKESLTYSVSVNGEIKKENIAENVAGNSYKLSDLIPYKEYIIRVIATTSKDKNTFKEISFSALPTSFNELNVTSKEITQSSASIDWNITTINDYVDLNTITYDIYLDGTLLVENTTETSYILQNLVAYKNYTAKLIAKLANGDSKTKEIQFKTLGTPPSDFTVSLKSEAQANWTEIEWTIPTVTDNSYVKYNLYLNDEIIEEDILSFVNNRTLSELEENTNYNVKLVAFSDNGTETFSNTVSFKTITYPKIDGDFTLDFSNVLGTSAIAYWTPASYTHNNENKTVGYDVSIKELDTYSNSTIGLSTKISSLEPKTTYTVIINAYVYDSGFNNYTPSKTIEKTFTTADNYPLHPTIEITEAILYHKSSTYFPGQIVVKFSENITNVDIDTFFASTMFINNFQTSSSSILSNKLSDTKYDYIVNNFGGDVIVNEGYVIFNENGKTYRSPFNFSIQSN
- a CDS encoding 3-hydroxyacyl-CoA dehydrogenase family protein, translated to MKNIAIIGAGTMGNGIAHIFSQFGYTVHLIDISQNALDKGMATIAKNLDRMVLKEKISEEDKKNTLDNISTYTSIEKGVQNANLVIEAATENVALKLKIFKNLDEICHKDTILATNTSSISITQIATVTNRSEKVIGMHFMNPVPIMNLVEIIRGYNTSDEVMSFTVDLAKKIGKTPVEVNDYPGFVANRILMPMINESIETLYNGVAGVPEIDTVMKLGMAHPMGPLQLADFIGLDVCLSILNVLYDGFKNSKYAPCPLLVNMVNAGKLGVKSGEGFYDYSENRKAEKVAKMFS